A DNA window from Pithys albifrons albifrons isolate INPA30051 chromosome 7, PitAlb_v1, whole genome shotgun sequence contains the following coding sequences:
- the LOC139674361 gene encoding uncharacterized protein, translating into MLSLPAREEQTGVVPSCQELGASPGKGPRRGIGPAELRHRRISLPRCGRSPRPRAKANTATRSVRGPGARVRAGEPGPSGAVAMPTRSARMALLAGAALLGAALLGAAIPPGMPPLPPGMLPAPRDLARSVLETHGQDLRLLRLLRVTRTSFDWGTHFSINFTARQPPCPRPAPDPRGCRGRPGRVQRCSAQVSVFTFLPDVPLSMVECAQEAQAGGSAQSRTPGTPKTLGTNSGQPPSSSSSSSSSSSSSSSSPRPPPRARPPSAPLRGPPRRPPAPTEPQ; encoded by the exons ATGCTGTCGCTCCCGGCTCGGGAGGAGCAGACAGGAGTTGTTCCATCATGCCAAGAACTGGGAGCAAGCCCAGGGAAGGGGCCGCGCAGGGGGATCGGCCCTGCCGAGCTCCGGCACCGCCGCATCTCCCTCCCCCGCTGCGGGCGCTCCCCGCGGCCCCGGGCCAAGGCAAACACCGCAACCCGATCCGTGCGCGGGCCGGGGGCCCGTGTTCGTGCCGGGGAGCCGGGGCCGAGCGGGGCTGTGGCGATGCCCACCCGGTCGGCCCGCATGGCGCTGCTGGCGGGGGCCGCGCTGCTCggggcagccctgctgggagccGCAATCCCGCCGGGAatgccgccgctcccgccgggAATGCTGCCGGCACCCCGCGACCTGGCGCGCTCCGTGCTGGAGACACACGGGCAGGACCTGCGGCTGCTGCGCCTGCTGAGAGTCACCAGGACG AGCTTCGACTGGGGAACCCACTTCAGCATCAACTTCACGGCCCGgcagcccccctgccccagaCCCGCCCCGGACCCCCGAGGCTGCCGGGGCCGCCCGGGCAGG gtgcAGCGCTGCTCCGCCCAGGTGTCCGTGTTCACCTTCCTGCCCGACGTGCCGCTCTCGATGGTGGAATGTGCGCAGGAGGCG CAGGCCGGTGGCAGCGCCCAGTCCCGCACCCCTGGCACCCCAAAAACCCTCGGCACCAACTCAGGTCAACCCCCATCatcctcctcatcatcatcctcctcttcatcctcctcctcctcctccccgcgGCCGCCCCCGCGGGCTCGGCCCCCCAGCGCGCCCCTCCGggggccgccccgccgccccccggccCCGACGGAGCCGCAATAA
- the LOC139674191 gene encoding zinc finger protein 316-like, whose product MAGQTQVPVSLEDVMVFLSRAEWELLPVGQRELYRDVVLDTYELLTSLGYPGPKPNILQRLERGEEPWICPSPEHARAESWQEEPLSSWCPGAGGCPELEEGPDPPCPGRIQALPTPVPEGWSTPGSPRDQGPQKLGCVDGRSEFPSQAADGVGSQAQTWPVKKEAEDNPGDRENLTQSVTFSPHSIVEHEDIYSWDQLWEEPPERCERSTQLSGSGSGEQGQLGLEELREAVAKDHSYCLPSGARPSCCALGPCTLGEHNYSHERQEEPGSSHAQGHGAVPAAPDWLPGHRAHEGGVVCKAKDIVGRYRPYRRGALPCGCCPPCRAPEEGTHRGTCLPKDLDGPCALRSGGNSRQETLDTQQILGQEFSAPCPEPADGVRPAEAARTGRFRGRGARRGARGRPGPGGVGAVPLRSVFRAVVRAVRDMLSSVCERLELQGLSNGTSIWPIIIQIDNLSELGQL is encoded by the exons ATGGCGGGGCAGACACAG GTCCCGGTGTCCCTGGAGGACGTGATGGTGTTCCTGAGCCGGGCCGAGTGGGAACTGCTCCCGGTGGGCCAGCGGGAGCTGTACCGGGACGTTGTGTTGGACACCTACGAGCTCCTGACATCCCTGG GTTATCCAGGCCCCAAACCCAACATCCTGCAGCGACTGGAGCGTGGGGAAGAGCCCTGGATCTGCCCATCCCCAG aACACGCCAGAGCCGAGAGCTGGCAGGAGGAGCCGCTCTCGAGCTggtgccctggggctggtgggtgccctgagctggaggagggtCCAGATCCACCATGCCCAG GAAGGATCCAAGCCCTtcccacccctgtcccagaaGGCTGGAGCACTCCAGGGAGTCCCCGGGATCAGGGGCCCCAGAAGTTGGGCTGTGTGGATGGAAGGAGCGAGTTCCCATCGCAAGCGGCTGATGGAGTGGGAAGCCAAGCCCAGACCTGGCCTGTGAAGAAGGAAGCAGAGGATAATCCTGGAGACAGGGAGAACCTGACCCAGAGCGTGACATTCTCGCCTCATTCCATAGTGGAACATGAGGACATCTATTCTTGGGACCAGCTGTGGGAAGAACCCCCGGAGAGGTGTGAGAGGAGCACCCAACTCAGCGGATCCGGCTcaggagagcaggggcagctgggaTTGGAGGAGCTGCGGGAGGCCGTGGCGAAGGATCACAGCTACTGCCTGCCCAGCGGGGCGCGCCCGTCCTGCTGCGCCCTGGGGCCCTGCACCCTGGGGGAGCACAACTACTCCCACGAGCGCCAGGAGGAGCCCGGCTCCAGCCACGCCCAGGGCCACGGGGCCGTGCCAGCTGCGCCAGACTGGCTGCCCGGGCACCGAGCCCACGAGGGTGGGGTGGTCTGCAAGGCCAAGGACATCGTGGGGCGCTACCGGCCCTACCGGAGGGGGGCACTGCCCTGCGGCTGCTGCCCCCCGTGTCGTGCTCCAGAGGAGGGGACACACAGAGGGACGTGTCTCCCGAAGGATCTCGATGGGCCGTGTGCCCTCCGGAGCGGCGGGAACAGCAGACAGGAGACATTGGACACGCAGCAGATTTTGGGACAGGAGTTTTCAGCCCCATGCCCAGAGCCAGCCGACGGGGTGAGACCCGCAGAGGCTGCGAGGACCGGGCGGTTCCGGGGGCGCGGTGCCCGCCGCGGTGCCAGGGGCAGGCCGGGCCCCGGCGGGGTGGGCGCGGTGCCGCTGCGCAGCGTGTTCCGCGCCGTGGTGCGCGCCGTGCGCGACATGCTCAGCTCCGTGTGCGAGAGGCTCGAGCTCCAGGGCCTCTCCAACGGCACCAGCATCTGGCCCATCATCATCCAGATCGACAACCTGTCCGAGCTCGGGCAGCTGTGA
- the KLHL18 gene encoding kelch-like protein 18 isoform X2 codes for MLEAAAAAAEPELDPEDLVHFSVGDLPSRGYGVMGEIRRQGKLCDVTLKVGEHKFSAHRIVLAASIPYFHAMFTNDMMECKQEEIVMQGMDPSALEALINFAYNGHLAIDQQNVQSLLMGASFLQLQNIKDACCTFLRERLHPKNCLGVRQFAETMMCAVLYDAANSFIHQHFVEVSMSEEFLALPPEDVLELVSRDELNVKSEEQVFEAALAWIRYDREQREPLLPELLSKIRLPLCRPQFLTDRVQQDDLVRCCHKCRDLVDEAKDYHLMPERRPHLPAVKTRPRCCTSIAGLIYAVGGLNSAGDSLNVVEVFDPIANRWEKCQPMATARSRVGVAVVNGLLYAIGGYDGQLRLSTVEVYNPETDSWSKVESMNSKRSAMGTVVLDGQIYVCGGYDGNSSLNSVESYSPETNKWTAVTPMSSNRSAAGVTVFEGRIYVSGGHDGLQIFNSVEYYNPHTSSWHSVSNMLNKRCRHGAAALGSRMFVCGGYDGSAFLSAAEVYSPTADQWCQVVPMNTRRSRVSLVANCGRLYAVGGYDGQSNLSSVEMYDPETNRWTFMAPMVCHEGGVGVGCVPLLTI; via the exons gtggggGAGCACAAGTTCAGTGCCCACCGCATCGTGCTGGCCGCGTCCATCCCGTACTTCCACGCCATGTTCACCAACGACATGATGGAGTGCAAGCAGGAGGAGATCGTCATGCAGGGCATGGACCCCAG TGCTCTGGAGGCCCTGATCAACTTTGCCTACAACGGTCACCTGGCCATCGACCAGCAGAACGTGCAGTCCCTGCTGATGGGGGCCagtttcctgcagctccagaacATCAAGGATGCCTGCTGCACATTCCTTAGGGAGAG gcTGCACCCCAAGAACTGCCTGGGCGTGCGGCAGTTCGCAGAGACCATGATGTGCGCGGTGCTCTACGACGCCGCCAACAGCTTCATCCACCAGCACTTCGTGGAGGTCTCCATGTCCGAGGagttcctggcactgccccccgAGGACGTCCTGGAGCTCGTCTCCAGGGATGAGCTCAACGTGAAGTCTGAGGAGCAG GTGTTTGAGGCAGCCTTGGCCTGGATCCGGTACGACCGGGAGCAGCGGGAGCCGCTCCTGCCCGAGCTGCTCTCCAAGATCCGCCTCCCGCTGTGCCGGCCGCAGTTCCTCACCGACCGTGTCCAGCAGGACGACCTGGTGCGCTGCTGCCACAAGTGCAG GGACCTGGTGGACGAGGCCAAGGATTACCACCTGATGCCGGAGCGGCGGCCCCACCTGCCGGCGGTGAAGACGCGGCCGCGGTGCTGCACGTCCATCGCGGGGCTGATCTACGCCGTGGGAGGGCTGAACTCGGCAG GTGACTCCCTGAACGTGGTGGAAGTGTTCGATCCCATCGCCAACCGCTGGGAGAAGTGCCAGCCCATGGCGACCGCGCGGAGCCGCGTCGGCGTGGCCGTGGTCAACGGGCTGCTCTACGCCATCGGCGGCTACGACGGGCAGCTGAGGCTCAGCACCGTGGAGGTGTACAACCCAGAGACTGACTCCTGGTCCAAGGTGGAGAGCATGAACAGCAAGAGGAG CGCGATGGGAACGGTGGTGCTGGATGGGCAGATCTACGTGTGTGGTGGGTATGATGGAAACTCATCCCTCAACTCGGTGGAGTCCTACTCTCCAGAAACAAACAA GTGGACAGCAGTGACCCCCATGAGCTCCAACCGCAGCGCCGCCGGAGTCACCGTCTTCGAGGGCCGGATCTACGTGTCGGGAGGGCACGATGGGCTGCAGATCTTCAACAGT gtggaATACTACAACCCTCACACCTCCAGCTGGCACTCCGTGTCCAACATGCTCAACAAGCGGTGCCGGCACGGCGCGGCCGCGCTGGGCAGCCGCATGTTCGTGTGCGGCGGCTACGACGGGTCTGCGTTCCTGAGCGCGGCCGAGGTGTACAGCCCCACGGCCGACCAGTGGTGCCAGGTGGTGCCCATGAACACCCGGCGCAGCCGCGTGTCCCTCGTCGCCAACTGCGGCCGCCTCTACGCCGTGGGCGGCTACGACGGACAGTCCAACCTCAGCTCCGTGGAGATGTACGACCCCGAGACCAACCGCTGGACGTTCATGGCGCCCATGGTGTGCCACGAGGGAGGGGTGGGCGTGGGCTGCGTCCCGCTCCTCACCATCTGA
- the LOC139674198 gene encoding cathelicidin-B1-like isoform X1, with protein sequence MPGPGGSMPPWAGSMVPPLPGWAGSPVPPSPDPGTLSYEAVVAAAVELLNARAVTPHVLRLWEAQPRPGWPWDLKSQQELSFTLEETTCRAPGRDPRGCQGRWLGALTHCQGWVFPEGQQPTVQLSCGPAPPEVSRAGMGGGPGAPEPPPQSVPRAGRPCLCPQFGRTRRSKVKEFFAKIKERFKGFFQCGRIWIHDRLNLQVPKARGGTAVSPPP encoded by the exons ATGCCGGGCCCAGGGGGCTCCATGCCACCCTGGGCAGGGTCCATGGTGCCACCcttgccaggctgggcagggtcCCCGGTGCCACCCTCGCCGGACCCTGGCACGCTGAGCTACGAGGCCGTGGTGGCGGCGGCCGTGGAGCTGCTCAACGCCAGGGCTGTCACCCCCCATGTCCTGAGGCTGTGGGAGGCACAGCCCCGGCCTGGCTGG ccctgggaccTGAAGagccagcaggagctgagcttcACCCTGGAGGAGACCACGTGCCGGGCACCAGGACGGGACCCCCGGGGCTGCCAGGGCCGCTGGCTGGGG gctCTGacccactgccagggctgggtgttCCCGGAGGGGCAGCAGCCCACGGTGCAGCTCTCCTGCGGGCCGGCGCCCCCCgaggtgagcagggcagggatggggggggggccgggagccccagagccccctccccagagtgtgcccagggcGGGACGCCCCTGTTTGTGCCCCCAGTTCGGCCGCACCCGCAGATCCAAAGTCAAGGAATTCTTTGCCAAGATCAAGGAGCGTTTCAAGGGGTTCTTCCAGTGCGGGCGGATCTGGATCCATGACCGGCTCAACCTGCAGGTCCCCAAAGCCCGAGGGGGCACCGCCGTGTCCCCCCCACCCTGA
- the CAMP gene encoding cathelicidin antimicrobial peptide — MATPWALLLVLLGGACALPAPAPLAYTQALAQAVDSFNQRPDVQNAFRLLSADPEPAPGVELSSLRALNFTMMETDCAASARTNPDDCDFKENGAIKECSGPVLLLEGSPEFDLRCSDASSDPVLVQRGRFGRFLGRIRRFRPRIKFNIHAKGSVGFG; from the exons ATGGCGACCCCGTGGgcgctgctgctggtgctgctggggggggCGTGTGCCCTGCCCGCCCCCGCGCCCCTCGCCTACACCCAGGCGCTGGCTCAGGCCGTGGACTCGTTCAACCAGCGCCCCGACGTGCAGAACGCCTTCCGGCTGCTCAGCGCCGACCCCGAGCCCGCCCCG GGCGTGGAGCTGAGCTCGCTGCGGGCGCTCAACTTCACGATGATGGAGACGGACTGCGCCGCCAGCGCCCGCACCAACCCCGACGACTGCGACTTCAAGGAGAACGGG GCCATCAAGGAGTGCTCGGGgccggtgctgctgctggaaggatCCCCCGAGTTCGACCTGCGCTGCTCCGACGCCTCCTCCGAC CCCGTTCTGGTTCAGCGCGGCCGCTTCGGGCGCTTCCTGGGCCGGATCCGGCGCTTCCGACCCCGCATCAAGTTCAACATCCACGCGAAGGGCTCCGTGGGCTTCGGCTGA
- the KLHL18 gene encoding kelch-like protein 18 isoform X1: MLEAAAAAAEPELDPEDLVHFSVGDLPSRGYGVMGEIRRQGKLCDVTLKVGEHKFSAHRIVLAASIPYFHAMFTNDMMECKQEEIVMQGMDPSALEALINFAYNGHLAIDQQNVQSLLMGASFLQLQNIKDACCTFLRERLHPKNCLGVRQFAETMMCAVLYDAANSFIHQHFVEVSMSEEFLALPPEDVLELVSRDELNVKSEEQVFEAALAWIRYDREQREPLLPELLSKIRLPLCRPQFLTDRVQQDDLVRCCHKCRDLVDEAKDYHLMPERRPHLPAVKTRPRCCTSIAGLIYAVGGLNSAANFYAGDSLNVVEVFDPIANRWEKCQPMATARSRVGVAVVNGLLYAIGGYDGQLRLSTVEVYNPETDSWSKVESMNSKRSAMGTVVLDGQIYVCGGYDGNSSLNSVESYSPETNKWTAVTPMSSNRSAAGVTVFEGRIYVSGGHDGLQIFNSVEYYNPHTSSWHSVSNMLNKRCRHGAAALGSRMFVCGGYDGSAFLSAAEVYSPTADQWCQVVPMNTRRSRVSLVANCGRLYAVGGYDGQSNLSSVEMYDPETNRWTFMAPMVCHEGGVGVGCVPLLTI, translated from the exons gtggggGAGCACAAGTTCAGTGCCCACCGCATCGTGCTGGCCGCGTCCATCCCGTACTTCCACGCCATGTTCACCAACGACATGATGGAGTGCAAGCAGGAGGAGATCGTCATGCAGGGCATGGACCCCAG TGCTCTGGAGGCCCTGATCAACTTTGCCTACAACGGTCACCTGGCCATCGACCAGCAGAACGTGCAGTCCCTGCTGATGGGGGCCagtttcctgcagctccagaacATCAAGGATGCCTGCTGCACATTCCTTAGGGAGAG gcTGCACCCCAAGAACTGCCTGGGCGTGCGGCAGTTCGCAGAGACCATGATGTGCGCGGTGCTCTACGACGCCGCCAACAGCTTCATCCACCAGCACTTCGTGGAGGTCTCCATGTCCGAGGagttcctggcactgccccccgAGGACGTCCTGGAGCTCGTCTCCAGGGATGAGCTCAACGTGAAGTCTGAGGAGCAG GTGTTTGAGGCAGCCTTGGCCTGGATCCGGTACGACCGGGAGCAGCGGGAGCCGCTCCTGCCCGAGCTGCTCTCCAAGATCCGCCTCCCGCTGTGCCGGCCGCAGTTCCTCACCGACCGTGTCCAGCAGGACGACCTGGTGCGCTGCTGCCACAAGTGCAG GGACCTGGTGGACGAGGCCAAGGATTACCACCTGATGCCGGAGCGGCGGCCCCACCTGCCGGCGGTGAAGACGCGGCCGCGGTGCTGCACGTCCATCGCGGGGCTGATCTACGCCGTGGGAGGGCTGAACTCGGCAG CAAATTTCTATGCAGGTGACTCCCTGAACGTGGTGGAAGTGTTCGATCCCATCGCCAACCGCTGGGAGAAGTGCCAGCCCATGGCGACCGCGCGGAGCCGCGTCGGCGTGGCCGTGGTCAACGGGCTGCTCTACGCCATCGGCGGCTACGACGGGCAGCTGAGGCTCAGCACCGTGGAGGTGTACAACCCAGAGACTGACTCCTGGTCCAAGGTGGAGAGCATGAACAGCAAGAGGAG CGCGATGGGAACGGTGGTGCTGGATGGGCAGATCTACGTGTGTGGTGGGTATGATGGAAACTCATCCCTCAACTCGGTGGAGTCCTACTCTCCAGAAACAAACAA GTGGACAGCAGTGACCCCCATGAGCTCCAACCGCAGCGCCGCCGGAGTCACCGTCTTCGAGGGCCGGATCTACGTGTCGGGAGGGCACGATGGGCTGCAGATCTTCAACAGT gtggaATACTACAACCCTCACACCTCCAGCTGGCACTCCGTGTCCAACATGCTCAACAAGCGGTGCCGGCACGGCGCGGCCGCGCTGGGCAGCCGCATGTTCGTGTGCGGCGGCTACGACGGGTCTGCGTTCCTGAGCGCGGCCGAGGTGTACAGCCCCACGGCCGACCAGTGGTGCCAGGTGGTGCCCATGAACACCCGGCGCAGCCGCGTGTCCCTCGTCGCCAACTGCGGCCGCCTCTACGCCGTGGGCGGCTACGACGGACAGTCCAACCTCAGCTCCGTGGAGATGTACGACCCCGAGACCAACCGCTGGACGTTCATGGCGCCCATGGTGTGCCACGAGGGAGGGGTGGGCGTGGGCTGCGTCCCGCTCCTCACCATCTGA
- the LOC139674198 gene encoding cathelicidin-B1-like isoform X2: MPGPGGSMPPWAGSMVPPLPGWAGSPVPPSPDPGTLSYEAVVAAAVELLNARAVTPHVLRLWEAQPRPGWPWDLKSQQELSFTLEETTCRAPGRDPRGCQGRWLGALTHCQGWVFPEGQQPTVQLSCGPAPPEFGRTRRSKVKEFFAKIKERFKGFFQCGRIWIHDRLNLQVPKARGGTAVSPPP; encoded by the exons ATGCCGGGCCCAGGGGGCTCCATGCCACCCTGGGCAGGGTCCATGGTGCCACCcttgccaggctgggcagggtcCCCGGTGCCACCCTCGCCGGACCCTGGCACGCTGAGCTACGAGGCCGTGGTGGCGGCGGCCGTGGAGCTGCTCAACGCCAGGGCTGTCACCCCCCATGTCCTGAGGCTGTGGGAGGCACAGCCCCGGCCTGGCTGG ccctgggaccTGAAGagccagcaggagctgagcttcACCCTGGAGGAGACCACGTGCCGGGCACCAGGACGGGACCCCCGGGGCTGCCAGGGCCGCTGGCTGGGG gctCTGacccactgccagggctgggtgttCCCGGAGGGGCAGCAGCCCACGGTGCAGCTCTCCTGCGGGCCGGCGCCCCCCgag TTCGGCCGCACCCGCAGATCCAAAGTCAAGGAATTCTTTGCCAAGATCAAGGAGCGTTTCAAGGGGTTCTTCCAGTGCGGGCGGATCTGGATCCATGACCGGCTCAACCTGCAGGTCCCCAAAGCCCGAGGGGGCACCGCCGTGTCCCCCCCACCCTGA